The following are encoded in a window of Salinibacter grassmerensis genomic DNA:
- a CDS encoding ribonuclease HII, which yields MLSHERRLWADGYERVAGLDEAGRGCLAGPVVAAAVIMPPRVEITTIQDSKALSEGQRLDARATIEEEAVAAAIARCSPTEIDDRNILQAALEAMRRAASDCRPPPDFVLVDGNQWDRNLVDAPWPHETVVKGDAKSQSIAAASILAKTERDALMRDLHEEHPEYDWASNVGYPTQQHYDALREHGATSHHRQSFTLFRD from the coding sequence ATGCTTTCCCACGAACGTCGGCTCTGGGCCGACGGCTACGAACGTGTGGCCGGGCTCGACGAGGCCGGGCGAGGGTGCCTGGCCGGTCCGGTCGTCGCCGCCGCCGTCATCATGCCGCCACGGGTCGAGATCACGACCATCCAGGACAGCAAAGCGCTCTCTGAAGGGCAGCGCCTCGACGCCCGGGCCACGATCGAAGAAGAGGCCGTGGCCGCGGCCATTGCCCGCTGCTCCCCGACGGAGATTGACGACCGCAACATCCTGCAGGCCGCCCTCGAAGCCATGCGCCGGGCCGCGTCCGATTGCCGACCCCCTCCGGACTTCGTGCTCGTGGACGGCAACCAGTGGGACCGGAACCTCGTCGACGCGCCGTGGCCCCACGAGACGGTTGTGAAGGGGGACGCGAAGAGCCAATCCATCGCCGCCGCGTCCATTCTTGCGAAGACCGAGCGGGACGCCCTCATGCGCGACCTGCACGAAGAACATCCCGAGTACGACTGGGCGTCGAACGTCGGCTACCCCACCCAACAGCATTACGATGCGCTCCGAGAGCACGGCGCGACGTCCCACCACCGACAGTCGTTCACGCTTTTCCGGGACTAA
- a CDS encoding ABC transporter permease encodes MSALRTIGALTAREVLKFVRDRSRVLGALAQPLALWLLLGLGFQNTFQPPQGSVGGSYGAFLLPGILALVLLFTAIFSTISIVEERTSGFLQAVLVAPTPRTALVFGTTLGGTLLATVQALLFLGALPLIDLAPGVAGVSMIVAVCLLTGLAFTALGFAIAWRMETTRGFHAVMNLFLLPLWFLSGAMFPVDGAAPVLQVVMWGNPVSYAVSGLRHGFHGFSGTPAALAGPGVCLAVTGAFAVLMTGLAVWQVRRPFFQT; translated from the coding sequence ATGAGTGCACTGCGCACCATCGGGGCCCTCACGGCCCGCGAAGTATTGAAGTTTGTCCGCGACCGGAGCCGCGTGCTGGGCGCCCTTGCACAGCCGCTGGCCCTCTGGCTGCTGCTCGGGCTGGGGTTTCAGAACACCTTTCAGCCCCCGCAGGGCAGCGTGGGGGGAAGTTACGGGGCATTTCTCCTTCCAGGGATTCTCGCCCTGGTGCTTCTCTTCACCGCCATCTTCTCCACCATCTCCATCGTCGAGGAGCGCACGTCGGGCTTTCTTCAGGCCGTCCTGGTCGCCCCCACGCCGCGCACCGCCCTCGTCTTCGGCACCACCCTGGGCGGCACCCTGCTGGCCACGGTACAGGCCCTGCTGTTTCTAGGCGCCCTGCCGCTCATCGATCTTGCTCCCGGCGTGGCAGGGGTGAGCATGATCGTGGCCGTGTGCCTCCTCACGGGCCTGGCCTTCACCGCCCTCGGCTTCGCCATCGCGTGGCGCATGGAGACCACGCGCGGCTTCCACGCGGTCATGAACCTGTTCCTGCTCCCGCTCTGGTTTCTCTCGGGAGCCATGTTTCCGGTGGACGGGGCGGCCCCGGTGCTCCAGGTCGTGATGTGGGGCAACCCGGTCTCCTACGCCGTCAGCGGCCTGCGACACGGCTTCCACGGGTTTTCTGGCACGCCTGCCGCGCTCGCGGGGCCGGGCGTGTGCCTGGCCGTGACCGGCGCCTTCGCGGTGCTGATGACAGGGCTCGCGGTGTGGCAGGTGCGCCGGCCCTTCTTTCAGACGTAA
- a CDS encoding ABC transporter ATP-binding protein: protein MPAPAVDIQKVNHSYGSHQALRDVTLQVDPGTLYGLLGPNGSGKTTLFRILSTLMPPSEGQAHVFGLDTARESGAVRRRIGTVFQDEALDEALTVRENLRFQGALYGLHGAERRERTEELLRRLGVADRATDPVGDLSGGLRRRVDLARGLLHRPDLLLLDEPTSGLDPAARRTFWSAVQQLRSDEGTTLLLATHLMDEAERCDRVGILSDGTLVADGRPNTLKADLGDETIWLEADAPTALRDRIEAQFGVPTRIVGATVQVAPSDPPAFLSSLYEALSDHIQSATIRTPTLEDVFMVHAGVSPTKSPERVLARGDGSGD from the coding sequence ATGCCCGCCCCTGCCGTCGACATTCAGAAGGTGAACCACAGCTACGGGTCACACCAAGCCCTGCGGGACGTCACCCTCCAGGTAGACCCGGGCACGCTCTACGGCCTGCTTGGTCCCAACGGCAGCGGCAAAACAACACTTTTTCGGATCCTCTCCACGCTAATGCCGCCCTCGGAGGGCCAGGCGCACGTCTTCGGGCTCGACACGGCCCGGGAGTCCGGTGCCGTGCGGCGACGAATCGGGACGGTGTTCCAGGACGAGGCCCTCGACGAGGCGTTGACCGTCCGCGAGAACCTGCGGTTTCAAGGCGCCCTTTATGGCCTGCACGGCGCGGAGCGCCGCGAGCGCACCGAAGAGCTGCTGCGGCGCCTCGGCGTGGCCGACCGGGCCACCGACCCGGTTGGCGACCTGTCGGGCGGGCTCCGGCGCCGCGTAGACCTCGCCCGCGGCCTGCTGCACCGCCCGGACCTGCTGCTGCTCGACGAACCGACCTCGGGCCTCGACCCTGCCGCCCGACGCACCTTCTGGTCGGCCGTGCAGCAACTACGGTCGGACGAGGGGACCACCCTACTGCTGGCAACCCACCTCATGGACGAGGCGGAGCGCTGTGACCGAGTCGGCATTCTCTCGGACGGCACCCTCGTGGCCGACGGCAGGCCGAACACCCTTAAGGCCGACCTGGGCGACGAAACCATCTGGCTGGAGGCCGACGCCCCCACTGCCCTGCGCGACCGAATCGAAGCGCAGTTCGGCGTGCCGACCCGAATCGTGGGCGCGACCGTGCAGGTGGCCCCGTCCGATCCACCCGCGTTCCTGTCGTCGCTCTACGAAGCCCTGAGCGACCACATCCAGAGCGCTACGATCCGGACACCTACCCTGGAGGACGTATTCATGGTCCACGCTGGCGTCTCCCCCACGAAGTCCCCTGAGCGCGTTCTTGCCCGCGGGGACGGGTCGGGCGATTAG